The sequence AAGGATACGTGGTGCGACAGGGAATGATGGAGGCAAAAGGATTGTATCGCCTTTTTACAGATGCGGATAATGCAACGCCGATCGAAGAAGTTGAAAAACTGCTTCCGTATCTCAAAGGAGTTAAGTGGAGCGTTGGCACGAGCAAGGATTTTTCTCAATACGACGTTTCCATCGGCTCAATAGGCCTCAAGGAAAGCTCCGTAGGGAAAGCAGAGCCCCTGCTTCGCGTGGTGCTGGGAAAGATGGCAAATTTTCTCATCCAGGTTGTTGCGGTATGGGGTATTCATGACACGCAGCGCGGATTTAAGCTGTTCACGGCGCAAGCCGCGAAAGACATTTTTCCACGTCTTCGCATTGACCGATGGGCATTCGACATTGAAGCACTCGCTCTTGCGCGAAAACTCAACTATCGCATTAAAGAAGTGCCGGTGCGATGGTTCCACGATCCGGACAGCAAGGTTACGGCAAGCGCCTACATAAAGACACTTTTTGAACTTTTCCGGATAAAGTGGCTTCTTATCACGAACGCACATATAAAAAAATAATTTTCAATGAATCAATTTTCAAAGCGTCCTCCAAAATTTTTATTTGAAAATTAAAAATTGAAAATTAAGAATTGTCTTGAAAGGTCCAGCGGTAAAAAAAGCACCCGGGACACTGGGGAGCAGTCGGTCTTCAGAGTTAAGGCAAGACCTTGTTTCTTTGGATTGGGTGACCATCGCCACGGGACGAGCAAGGCGTCCACACGCTTTTGCCGCGACAAAGGAGTTTGTTCATGATGACATTACGACGTGCCCTTTTGAAGACTTGGAGAGATCGGGCAACGAGAAGCCGGCATTGGTGTATCGCGACAAGCGGCGCGACTGGTCGCTTGCCGTTGTCCCGAATAAATATCCGGCCTTCACTAATGGCAGAACCGGATGCCCGCCGGTATTTCCCGTTGGGCCGCATCAGGTTATGGAAGGCATCGGGTTTCACGAGGTTTTTGTATTGCGCGACCACCTCAAACAACCGGCGGAACTTCCCGTAACGAAAGTTCGCGAGCTGCTGCACGCTTACATGGAACGGTACCGCGCTCTTAAGGGCGAAGGATGCGTGCGGTATATCTCAATATTCCATAATCACGGGAAAGATGCCGGCGCCTCACTGACTCATCCTCATTCACAGCTTATCGCCATTCCCGTTATTCCTCCCGATGTACACAGAAGTCTTGAGGGGTCGGAACGATACTATTTGGGAGAGCGCAAATGCATACATTGCGTGATGCTTGAATACGAACGAAAAGAAAAAAAGCGCGTCGTGTTTGAAAACGACTGCATGATGGTTATAGCCCCCTATGCTTCACATTCGGCATTCGAGATGCGCATATTTCCCAAAGCCCATCATCCGCACTTTGAGGCAATGAGCGGACAAGAGGAGCAGTGTGCGGCAGAGGCGCTTAAAGTGACCCTTTGGAAGCTTTTCCGGGGCCTCAAAAATCCCTCCTACAATTACTTTGTACACACGGCCCCCCCGGCGACAGAACACGGCTCCGACCACTATCACTGGCATATCGAGATCGTTCCGAAGTCCCAGATTTGGGCCGGATTTGAGATTGGTACCGGTATTGAAATTTCTGCTATTTCCCCGGAGGATGCCGCGACATTTCTTCGCTCTGTTAAATAATGGGTTGAGTATTTTCCGGAGATCTTCCACAGTGTGCCCGCCCCCGTGTATGAAAAAAAAACTTATTGTAGCAAACTGGAAGGCGTACCTCGCGTCACAGAAAGAAGTCAAAGAGTACGTTTCGGTGTTCTCCAGAAATTTCGGAAAGTCCGGCGCTAAAAACGCCGCAGACGTTGTTTTTTGTCCCCCGTTCTTATATCTTGCGGCATTCCGGTCGGCGCACATAGGGGGTGTTGCCGTGGGCGCTCAAGATGTATTTTGGGAGGAGCGGGGTCCTTATACGGGAGAGGCGACAACGAGCATGCTTAAAGATGCGGGCGCCTCCTATGTTATCATTGGCCACTCGGAGCGGCGGAGATATCTTGGGGAAAACGACGAAATGGTAAGTAAAAAATTGCGTGGGGCGCTTGAAGCGAAGATCAATGTAATACTATGTATTGGAGAGTGGACAAAAGCCTCCGACGATGTAGGCGAGAAAAAAACACTAGACTTTATCAAAAACCAGCTACACTGCGCTCTTGCGGGCGTTTCCAGGACCCTCCTAAAACGGATGGTGGTGGTGTACGAACCCGTGTGGGCCATTAGCGGGAACTCTGGCATTGCCGACACGCCCGAGAATGCTTCGCGCATGATCATGTTTATCAGACGCATTATTGCGAAGCTCTACGATGGGCATACCGCAAGATCTTTAGCCGTTCTTTATGGGGGGAGTGTATCTTCGCAAAATGCGGCCGGATTTATCCGTCAGGACACTATTGACGGAGTTTTGGTTGGCAGCGCAAGCGCGAATCCAAATGAATTTTTGAAAATTATAGCGGAAGCAACTCGTAAAACATAGTTTGTGCGAGTAAAAATTCCAAACAAAAGTTCTACATGATGCGCTCTCTAACCACTCAAGACGTGAAAGGCAAGCGTATTCTTGTGCGCATTGATGTAGACGTCGAGCTCGCGGGGGACCGCAAAACCATTGCGAGTGATTTTAAGTTGCGCTCGCAAATTTCCACGATCGAGTGGCTGCGCAGAAATGGCGCGAAGGCGATCCTTGTGGGCCACTTCGGTCGCCCGGACGGCAAGAAAGACGCGAATCTTTCGCTTGCCCCCATGGCAAAAATATTTTCCGAACTTTTAAGAAAGCGGGTAAAACTGCTCGGGGACTGTGTGGGCGACGAAGTAGAAGATGAGGTCCTGCACATGAAGAACGAAGACGTCGTTCTACTTGAGAACGTGCGGTTTCACAAAGGGGAAACCGAGAACGACATGGTATTTGCGCGTAGACTTGCTCGCCTCGCGGACATCTACGTCAATAATGCATTTGCAAACTGCCACCGAAAACACGCTTCCATGGTCGCCATCGCCGGGCTTCTACCCTCCTATGCGGGCATACTTCTTGAGAAGGAGGTCTTGGCGCTCTCCCTGGTGCTTAAAAATCCAAAAAGGCCGCTTGTGCTTGTTATTGGAGGAGCAAAAATAGAAACAAAACTTCCTATTATAAAAAACTTCTTAAAAAATGCTTCAGCAATTCTCGTTGGCGGGGCGGTTGCGAACACTTTTTTTGCGGGAAAAGGATACCGGACGGAGGCGTCAAGAGTCGAACGGGATTTCATTCCTGTAGCACGGCGCCTGCTTAAAAACAGAAAGATCGTATTACCCATAGATGTGGTAACCTCTCCAAATCCTCACGGGAAAAAAGGCATTGCGTTCCGCGATGCCAAAAAAATACAATCCGGTGAAATGATACTCGATATAGGACAGAAATCTCTTGAGCGCTTCTCCGCCCATATCCATAAAGCCGGAACGGTGGTGTGGAACGGTCCCATGGGGCTTTTTGAAATTGCGGCTTTTGCGCACGGTACGGATGCTTTGGCCAGGATCATCGCCTCAAGCAAAGCGTACAAAGTTGTCGGGGGCGGGGAGACCGGTATCGTACTGAAGAATCTTGGCATAGAGGATAAGATAAACCACATCTCAACCGGCGGTGGTGCCATGCTTGAGTTCCTTGGCGGAAAGAGGCTTTCGGGACTGGAGGCCCTGGGGTATTACAAATAACTTGCCGCCTTGCGTGAATATGATACCGTAAGACGTTATGCAAAACGTCTTTTTT comes from bacterium and encodes:
- the tpiA gene encoding triose-phosphate isomerase, with product MKKKLIVANWKAYLASQKEVKEYVSVFSRNFGKSGAKNAADVVFCPPFLYLAAFRSAHIGGVAVGAQDVFWEERGPYTGEATTSMLKDAGASYVIIGHSERRRYLGENDEMVSKKLRGALEAKINVILCIGEWTKASDDVGEKKTLDFIKNQLHCALAGVSRTLLKRMVVVYEPVWAISGNSGIADTPENASRMIMFIRRIIAKLYDGHTARSLAVLYGGSVSSQNAAGFIRQDTIDGVLVGSASANPNEFLKIIAEATRKT
- a CDS encoding DUF4921 family protein, which codes for MKGPAVKKAPGTLGSSRSSELRQDLVSLDWVTIATGRARRPHAFAATKEFVHDDITTCPFEDLERSGNEKPALVYRDKRRDWSLAVVPNKYPAFTNGRTGCPPVFPVGPHQVMEGIGFHEVFVLRDHLKQPAELPVTKVRELLHAYMERYRALKGEGCVRYISIFHNHGKDAGASLTHPHSQLIAIPVIPPDVHRSLEGSERYYLGERKCIHCVMLEYERKEKKRVVFENDCMMVIAPYASHSAFEMRIFPKAHHPHFEAMSGQEEQCAAEALKVTLWKLFRGLKNPSYNYFVHTAPPATEHGSDHYHWHIEIVPKSQIWAGFEIGTGIEISAISPEDAATFLRSVK
- a CDS encoding glycosyltransferase family 2 protein, whose protein sequence is MPTIPFLSIVIPAYNEEKRIANTLLIVDKYVNSKRFKDILRSEGYVRDGEGYEIVVVSDGAKDNTVSIATKFTTLIRNLRLIANKENHGKGYVVRQGMMEAKGLYRLFTDADNATPIEEVEKLLPYLKGVKWSVGTSKDFSQYDVSIGSIGLKESSVGKAEPLLRVVLGKMANFLIQVVAVWGIHDTQRGFKLFTAQAAKDIFPRLRIDRWAFDIEALALARKLNYRIKEVPVRWFHDPDSKVTASAYIKTLFELFRIKWLLITNAHIKK
- a CDS encoding phosphoglycerate kinase; translated protein: MMRSLTTQDVKGKRILVRIDVDVELAGDRKTIASDFKLRSQISTIEWLRRNGAKAILVGHFGRPDGKKDANLSLAPMAKIFSELLRKRVKLLGDCVGDEVEDEVLHMKNEDVVLLENVRFHKGETENDMVFARRLARLADIYVNNAFANCHRKHASMVAIAGLLPSYAGILLEKEVLALSLVLKNPKRPLVLVIGGAKIETKLPIIKNFLKNASAILVGGAVANTFFAGKGYRTEASRVERDFIPVARRLLKNRKIVLPIDVVTSPNPHGKKGIAFRDAKKIQSGEMILDIGQKSLERFSAHIHKAGTVVWNGPMGLFEIAAFAHGTDALARIIASSKAYKVVGGGETGIVLKNLGIEDKINHISTGGGAMLEFLGGKRLSGLEALGYYK